TACATCCGCAGGCTCGGCGCGCTGGTCGGTGCCGCGGACAAGGCCAATGCCTATGCCGATGCACTGCAGCGCGGCTTGGATGCGATCGAACGCGAGGCGACTGCGTCGCCGCGGCGGCCGAAAGTGTATTTCGAGGAATGGGACGAACCGCCGATCACCGGCATCCGCTGGGTCGCCGAACTGATCCGTATCGCCGGCGGCGACGACATCTTCCCCGAGCGCGCGCTGGAGCCGCTGGCCAAGGCACGCATCCTCGAGGATGCCGATGAAGTGATCCGCCGCGCGCCGGACATCATCCTGGGCTCGTGGTGCGGCAAGAAATTCCGTCCGGAGAAAGTGGCGGCGCGGCCGGGCTGGGGCGCCATCCCGGCGGTGCGCGATGGCCAGCTGTTCGAGATCAAGTCGCCGATCATCCTGCAGCCGGGTCCGGCGGCATTGACCGATGGCGTGGCCGAGATCGCCCGGATCGTGCGGAATTGGGCGGCCCGCGCCGCGCTATGATCCGCGGCGACCTCGGGGGAGCGGCGCCATGAAGCAGACGACGATGGACGACCTGGGCCGGCTGGCGTT
Above is a genomic segment from Thermomonas aquatica containing:
- a CDS encoding cobalamin-binding protein — encoded protein: MGPRRIVCLTEEPTEVLYALGEQERIVGISGFTVRPAIARKQKPKVSAFTSAKIDEILKLKPDFVVGFSDIQADIAAALIRHGVEVWISNHRSVAGILDYIRRLGALVGAADKANAYADALQRGLDAIEREATASPRRPKVYFEEWDEPPITGIRWVAELIRIAGGDDIFPERALEPLAKARILEDADEVIRRAPDIILGSWCGKKFRPEKVAARPGWGAIPAVRDGQLFEIKSPIILQPGPAALTDGVAEIARIVRNWAARAAL